Below is a window of Microtus ochrogaster isolate Prairie Vole_2 chromosome 5, MicOch1.0, whole genome shotgun sequence DNA.
TATAGTTTATAACCTCTTGATCTTTGCGATCTGCAGGGCCAGGTCCCACCCCAATTCCCCTGACTATTATGGTTATTTATCCCAGACTCTTCCTCCATAGATTTTGAGCTTTGATTCTCAGGCAATAAAATGCAACCTTGTGGGAGCTGTCACTTGTACTTTATAAAAGCCTAGGTAATTTCTGTGTTATCTGTAGGGcctgactcccacaggctgtTGTGCTTACTCAGTCTTTCTCCCTAGACTCTGACTTTGAGCATTGTTTCTGAGTCAACAGAACCCTTATGGAAGAGGCCATATGTACTTTGTAAAGGGTTTCAATGTGAACATGCTCTGTATACATGGGATTAAATCAATTACATCAGGAAACTCCCCCCACCCAATTGTACTGTGCTTATATATGGCTAAAATTAACTGCTCAGGGTCAGAGTCTAGATGTTTGAATCAACACCAGCAAATTAAGTCACATTGAACTGTATTTCCTTCATGCCTCAATGCAGCCTGATGTCAAAGCTTCCTACAGGTTGGCACCATGGAAAAGCGGTTGAGGTTGTGAGGCAAGAAGGGGTATCTAGTTTTTATTTATAGAGAGtaaacatgtttctttctttctttttttttttttttgttttgtttttcgagacagggtttttctgtggttttggagcctgtcctggaactagctcttgtagaccaggctggactcgaactcccagagatctgcctgNNNNNNNNNNNNNNNNNNNNNNNNNNNNNNNNNNNNNNNNNNNNNNNNNNNNNNNNNNNNNNNNNNNNNNNNNNNNNNNNNNNNNNNNNNNNNNNNNNNNttttgtttgtttgtttgtttgttttgcttcttgagacaggggatttctgtggttttggagcctatcctagaactagctcttgtagaccaggctggactcgaactcccagagatctgcctgcctctgcctcccgagtgctgggattaaaggcgtgcgccaccactgcccggctagtaaACATGTTTCTAATGgtgttattttcatttcaaaaagctcatgagttttaaaaacttggaaaatattttttaaagtaaattttaagtaATCAGGGCAGTTTGATGTTGGGAAAGGGACAGAAATGTAGATCAAGGGAATAGAAACAGAACCCAGTTAGACCAACAGAGATAGAGCCCGCTGGTCTCTGACAAGGACCAAAGGTGATACAGAGAAAATACGGTCTTTCAGCATTTCGTGCTTAATAAGTGGATATCCACACCTATACTGAGTTCAGACATGGAACTCGGACCCTTCTCAAAAGTTAAAATGGACCATAAATATACGTGTAAAATGGAAACCTACAAAACTCCTTTGACATACAGGAGAAACCCTCATGGCCTTATGATCAAAACAACTTTTGTAGACAGAACACCAAAGGTGCTGTGTATGATAGAAATCACTGAGAAATTGgatctaattaaaataaaaacaagcaagcaagcaaacaaacaaacaaaaaacctgggcATCACTGGGAAACTCAGCAGTTGTGTGAACCTCCCAAAGTTTGACAGTGGCcaagaacaaattaaaatgtcAGAAGTTCAGGAAAGTATTTCACATAACTAGCCACAAAAACTCCAAGGCTAAAAAGGCAAAACCAGGTATTACTCATATTAAGATGATAAATGTTATGAAGGATGAAAAAGTTAACAGAATGAACAGGACTTTTGTAAATATACAGAAGGAACTTGTAAACTTCTCAAAAAGTCTTTCTCTTAAGTCTAAGCAGAAGGAGCCGCGTCCTCATGAAAGAGAACCAGCTAATGTTGGTAAAGCAGCAAGACTGATTGTAACAAATACACTTTTTTGCATTGCAGGGCAGCGTTTCGTGGGAGGACGATGCCTACCACAGGGAAAGACATACCAGGACATTCTGAGTCTTTGACAAACTTGGGCTACTAACTGAAAGTTTCTCTATAAATAAGACTATCACCATCCCCAGATTTCACTGTACAATTAGCTTCCTTATTGTGAATGAATGTTCTCAGCTTCCCTTGCACAGGGATTCAAGCCCCTGAATCTATTGTGCCACCCTACAGGTTCAGTGAAGAGACAGCTTGGACTGCCCTGGCCTTCTGAGGTGGTCTTGCCCTTAGGTAGCCACAAAGAGCTAGAATTCTTTCTAGCTTCTTTCTTCTAGTGTCTGCAGTGAAACCTGgggggttgcttttttttttttctgttgctccAGATGCAGCTGCCTGTGATCTACTGAAAATGGAACtcagtgctgggtgtggtggcccacaccagTAATCcctggggagaagaaagaagaacagtAAGTTTAAGACCATTTCTGCTGCAttgtaagagcctgtctcaaaaactgaaaaaaaaggaaggaaagaaggaaggaaaggaagtagaagaaaggaaggaagaaaaaagaaaggaaaaaagaaaagaagaaagaagagggaagaaaagaaatatgatgaTATTTGTTACATAAATCCTTCATTGCCTTCCCATGTAACTGGCTTTGAACAAAATCATATGCCAAGGTAGCTAACCTTATATCCCAAAGCAGTCATCCCCTCCTGTTTCTCTGGctgctctttcccctctctgCAGCCCACANNNNNNNNNNNNNNNNNNNNNNNNNNNNNNNNNNNNNNNNNNNNNNNNNNNNNNNNNNNNNNNNNNNNNNNNNNNNNNNNNNNNNNNNNNNNNNNNNNNNNNNNNNNNNNNNNNNNNNNNNNNNNNNNNNNNNNNNNNNNNNNNNNNNNNNNNNNNNNNNNNNNNNNNNNNNNNNNNNNNNNNNNNNNNNNNNNNNNNNNNNNNNNNNNNNNNNNNNNNNNNNNNNNNNNNNNNNNNNNNNNNNNNNNNNNNNNNNNNNNNNNNNNNNNNNNNNNNNNNNNNNNNNNNNNNNNNNNNNNNNNNNNNNNNNNNNNNNNNNNNNNNNNNNNNNNNNNNNNNNNNNNNNNNNNNNNNNNNNNNNNNNNNNNNNNNNNNNNNNNNNNNNNNNNNNNNNNNNNNNNNNNNNNNNNNNNNNNNNNNNNNNNNNNNNNNNNNNNNNNNNNNNNNNNNNNNNNNNNNNNNNNNNNNNNNNNNNNNNNNNNNNNNNNNNNNNNNNNNNNNNNNNNNNNNNNNNNNNNNNNNNNNNNNNNNNNNNNNNNNNNNNNNNNNNNNNNNNNNNNNNNNNNNNNNNNNNNNNNNNNNNNNNNNNNNNNNNNNNNNNNNTCTGGctgctctttcccctctctgCAGCCCACACTGGTCTTTCTTATCCTCCTGTTTCTCTGGCTGCTCTTTCCCCTGGTCTTTCTTATCCAGCACTTGCCAAGTCTGTCCTTCCTTTGGCCGCGGTGGCCTCACTTTTCACACTCATGTAATAGAGGCACTAAATGTCGCCGCTTTAGGATTGGGTTTACCATCCTCAGAGGCGGCACTAGTCTCAAGATTCACCTACTTCAAGCACACCCCGCAGTAGGCTAGGCTGTCAGCCTAGATCTTTCCCCTTATCAATAGTTCGTGCTCTGCAGTGGCGGCAGCACCCTCTCAGTTGAACTCTTCACCTCTCTCTGTCTGATGATGACTTATTAAACACTTCCAACACCCCCGGAGCCTCCAACACCTCAGCCAGGCCACATCCAATGCAGAACACACCACTGTCTGCTAACCAACTTCCCctcatgctcatgtgtgtgtatgctcacactCATGCACCTCTACTAAAGGTACCTACACCTCTCTGCAGCCTCCCAGAAATAcgactgtctctgtgtgtttccagtCCCTTCAGGTCCCACAGGTCCCACTGTTGATGTCCACGTGGTTACTGCCTTCATCTCTGCTTACACTCTGGCTTCCTAACCAGAGGCTAGGcagagttttttgctttttgtttgtttgtttgttttgttttcttttcttttcttttcctgttaacCACAGAACATGAGGAATTTGGAGAGTCCAGGTATTCTAGGAATGCTAACTGGTAGTGAGATCCAGCTCTGAAGAAAGGGGTACTCCCTTTAATGTCTCCGTTCCCAGAGAGAGGAGTCCTGGCTGGCTGACACCCTAACCCTTTTGAGGCTGTTGCTAAGGTGATCACATTAGTGTCTGCAAACAGCTCAGTTAGACCTAGATGATCTACCTGAGTGATCACGAGCCACATATAAATTTAAACCAACTACAACTAAATACTTTTTAagttaatcaattaattaatttatatatttttcaagacagtgtagCCTCGGTTGTCCGGGCTATTCCCTCTGTAGataaggttgaccttgaactcagagatctgtttgtctcagtctctgaagtgctgggattaaaggcttaaaaacagtttttaaaagatcagtttcgccgggcggtggtggcgcacgcctttaatcccagcactcgggaggcagaggcaggcggatctctgtgagttcgaggccagcctggtNNNNNNNNNNNNNNNNNNNNNNNNNNNNNNNNNNNNNNNNNNNNNNNNNNNNNNNNNNNNNNNNNNNNNNNNNNNNNNNNNNNNNNNNNNNNNNNNNNNNNNNNNNNNNNNNNNNNNNNNNNNNNNNNNNNNNNNNNNNNNNNNNNNNNNNNNNNNNNNNNNNNNNNNNNNNNNNNNNNNNNNNNNNNNNNNNNNNNNNNNNNNNNNNNNNNNNNNNNNNNNNNNNNNNNNNNNNNNNNNNNNNNNNNNNNNNNNNNNNNNNNNNNNNNNNNNNNNNNNNNNNNNNNNNNNNNNNNNNNNNNNNNNNNNNNNNNNNNNNNNNNNNTTCTGTTTCCCCTGATTTATACAGAAAATACGTAATAAACTCCTGCCATGTATTTCTGGGCCACAACTATGGCCAAAGGTCCTCCTGATCCCTGTCCACTTGGAtcagtggagacagaagggttCCTTCACACTCCTAAAAACTTGAATTTGGGACTCATTGTCACACAAAGCACAACGTTACCACCAAACTGCTCTTTGCTGACGTTTCCTTGTCTTTTTCAGGTCAGGTAAAAGCCTTAATCAGTGAAAAGGAGACAGACAACATCGTCCTTCCAAAGACCCCTCTGTGCTTCTGTACTGTGACTTTCCTAATATGTGTAAATATTGAAGAAGGAGAGAGTCAGACCTCTGAGGCGCCTGGAGAGCAAAGAACTGAGACAGAGTTTTCTTTTCTGCCAGAGACAATTCTAGAACATGGTTcatgagaaggagaaaaagggggaTGAGATGGGTTCATTCACTTCAGCAGCAAGGCCAACTTGAATTTCTGTTAGAGAGACTAGAACTTGAAGCCTGCAATTCTGGATTCCCTAGAGACCATCAGTTACTGGTACAACAGCTGGCCTTGGGTGTCTGAGGACCCAGTGTCCTACCCTAGATTCCACCGTAAGCAGAGTGAAAAATACAGAGGCCCTTTGAAAAGGGGATCACCAACCTCTTACTGTTATCCGGTTCTGAATTCTGACAGCCAATACAGAAGTCCAGCAAAGATGACAAAAGGATGGGGCTTTCCTTGCAAGGCATGAACCAAACTAGACAACTGAAAAGGGACTTCAATGTCCCCGGGCTCCTTTGAGAATCCAGAAGCTTTCTCTGGGACGTCCTAGCCTTTGCCTGACTCTCTAGCCTCCTCCACATGTCCCTGGAGAGCAGTACCTCTTCCAGACTTGATTTCTCCTGCACCATGAGGTCCGTGTGGAGGAGGGAATCTGATTGCAGGCGATGTTGTTTATGTTTCCCTGCTTCCACCACTCTTCTTTGAATCAGCTCTTCTGACTTTCTGATGCACAAACACTGACCCCTTGGGATGCTCTTACCTggtgaagagacagagaaggaagtcCAATAGTTCTAGTCTTCTTCCTCCAGGAGGCTTTCCAGGCACAAGACAAATACAGCAAGTTTATTGCTGTTTTTGCTTAGAGATGGCCGGAGCATCAGGCCTGAAGcatcctcttcctgctgcttcctcctttcctgtCAGTGTTGGGCACTGTCAGAGCCTGGCAGCACCATTGTAAACACTATTTATGCTCATGAATATGGGACAAAGGAAGGGAATTTCTTAGCTCATTCACGCCCTGGTTCCCTGAAGGCTGATGAATCAGTTGCATCTTTCACTCTTACTGCTCATGTTTCTCTCCCTTTCACATGTTTACTGGCCTTTTCCCGCTGAGATATAAATGAGGACAAATAATGAAACCCTTTGTTCTGTACAAGATGGTTGAGATTGCTGGGCTGTGTGGCTGTAACACTGCACTCAGTCCACAGGATGCTAAACATACCAAGTCTTCTCGAATGAGCTgtgatttgtatattttaaatatttttaaaaataatgacaacaggAATCTTCACTATAACTGTGGCCCTTTGAGAAGATATTATCTGTgaaccttaatttttttaaaaaaagtaagctgggcagtggtggtgcacgcctttaatcccagctctcaggaggcagagacaggcagatctctgtgagttcgaagccatcctggtctacaagagctagttctaggacaagcccccaaactacagagaaaccctgtccaaaaaaaaaaaaaaataaaaaactggaaaaaaatgtaacatttcaTGCTGAGACTTTTCAAAACTTCCTCAAGACACCTGTGATTCATAAAGACACAACTGTCAATGTTAGTGTACAGAAAGTATAAAACCCTGCATTTAATCTGTCCACGGGATGTCATATTCCATCCCCAGCTACCCATCACATACACAGCTTTCTAAGGTAATGCCATCTGCAGGGTGTTCCGCCATGTCAGAAACGTTAGGTATCCGcactgtctcctgtggcagctacttATGTATATGTGGAGTGTCATTGCAGTTTCCATTTCAGTGGGAACATTTGGCCGGTAGCTTTAGTATTGGGCAACACAGTTTCTCAATGCCTCAAAGGACACATCTTGATGGACAGCACTGAGGGGGAACCTCACATAAGCCTGTTCAGGCAGCTTCACCTAAAGAAATCTTATAAATGTGTGCCTCTGGCCAGGATTCCTCATGTCTCCTGCCCCTGTatcaggaacccagaaagacaatctgCTTTTGGACTCTGTATACACATTGTACACACTGAAGATAGTTTTCCTTGATCCCAGTGATTCTCAGCTTTGCATTTCTGGCTACAAGTGATTGATGTGTGTTGCTGGAAGTTGCAGTAGGTAGCTCCCCACCCTTCTGGGTTACTCCACCAGTGACAACACAGGCAGAGTTGGCCTGGCTTCCTTTTTGGTGTTTTGCAGCGGATAGCTGCCTGCTCAGAACCCACAGAAGCCTACTCTTCATCCCAGACAGCTGCAGCGGTCCTCTCTCCACAAACCCAGACCCAGGCTCTGCACTTCCCCTCTTGGTGAGTAGCACCCTTCCCCTCCTCGATTCCCTGGCTGTCATCTGTGTACTTGCTATGTGCTGCCCCATGTGCAATTATGTGTCCAGATGTCATATGCACCATGCCCTTTTCTATAACTTTCCCATACGGTTCAGGCTTCTTGTAGGATGAGTGACAAGACTCCCTCCTGACATACCGTGAAGGTCAAGCTCAAGACCATTGTTGGTGATTTGTACCTCAACGTGAGGAGAAACAGTGTTGGGACAGGTAGCAAGAGGGTttccaggagacagagagggtGACACCTTGGGTCTGAGAGATTGCCCATGGAAAGAATGTATATTGCAGAGAAAACCTGGGAACAAAAAACTTGACACCAAGAAGTGAGTAAAGCAGTGGACTACGGCTCATCGGACGATGAAGCTCAGTTGTTTAACCCCATGTCATAACTCTATGTTCAGGGCGTGAAGAGTGGTCCAGGAAAGACTGACTAAAAATATACGTGTAAAATtatgtgcagggtgtgtgtggtgttaaagagaaagtgagaagatACGCCTCAGAAATTTAACATTAGCTAAAACTACAATGtatacttgatttttaaatttttaatcatttatatataagccatgtgtgtgcatgcttgcgtgcgcacatgtgtgtgtgtgtgtgtgtgtgtgtgtgtgtgtgtgtgtatttgtggtttTGGATCTTTTTGTGTActgtgaaaatattcttttatgatCAGAAAGGAAGCcaagttattttaaatgattataggtgtgtcctttctttttcagtatttCCACCTTCTTCAGTTCTAAAAacacttaaagatttttttacttctaattatgcatgtgaacatgtgaGGAGGGCAGGTGTTTGAAGCATGGcggttggttgtgagccatctgacatggcTGGAATCCATACTCAGATCTCTGCAAGAGCGCTAtctgctcttaactactgagcaatctctccatgACCCCTACTCCCCTCTTCTTCAGTTCTTAATCAACCTGCTCTATAGTCAGCCAGCAGGTCAAGGAAGTTGTTGCTGAGCTGTTCTGGACCTGGAGGTAACCACCGTAGAGGGAATCTGTCCCTTTATTCTCTTTGCCAAACAATCCAAAGTAATAGCCATTCCAGCACCTGGAACCTCAGAGTCCTCTTCTTCCAGTTTCTGTCTACTCTAGCCTATATACGCTAGGCTTGGTCTTACAGGTCCCAAGGAAGAGAGCTCCtgatgcgcatgcacacacacaatgtaagaGATGATTCAACTCACGAGTAGCAAATAGGACAAAGGTCAAAGTGTAGACTGGGGCCGTAACTCAGTTCACAGTAATTACTGGATGTGGGATTTGATGAGGCACCTCCCTCTGATTTTTCTGTCAGTTCCTTAAGGGAAGCAGAATAGGAAAATAATGTCTGAGTAAGCATGATTTCAGTCTGGCCTACCTCATAGGCATTTCCCACATCTGTAGAACGATCAGCTTTCCTCCGAACATTATGCTTTCATGTTTTATGTCTTagttgatgtatttttttttctgccacggAGCAGTGCTCCCTCACCTTATCCCTGACTCTACGCCCTTCAAACCTCCAGGGTCAGCAAGAGTCACCTCCTCAGTGAAGACCTCCTGGATATTCCCTGGTGCTGAAACCAGAATTCTCTTTCCTCATCCCTACAACCTCTCAGGATGTGACTGTTGTGTCATTTTGAGTCTTAGCTTACCCACTGATCTTGAGAGTGGGCTTCTTGAGGGTGTCAATTAGCACACTGCTTCTGCCCAGCTGGGTGTCCGTCACACCTGGCCTTTGACTGTGAGATGGAAGTGATCTCAGCTCTCACAAACTTATGTTCCGACCAGAGTGTTTGCATATCCTTCTTGATTGTCCACCAAGCCCTGGGATCAGACAGGACTGTCATTGCTCCCGTTTCCCAGATGAGGAATCCAGGCTCTGTGAGAGTGTGTCCCTTGTCGCCAAGCCCTAACGGCAGAAAGGATAAACCAAAGGCAGAGTAACTATGATTCCTGGTCCAGTGCTCTCCCTGTTGTTCAGTTCTCCATGTAGACTCAGCTGCTAGGGTGTCCACAAGAAGGCCACAGGGAGACTGAAGGACAGGTCAATGGTGAGCTGAAGCCTTCTAACTCCCAGGAGACAGCCGAGTTCCTTACCTCTCTGTGAGTTTTTGTCATAAGTgggctttcctcctcctccttcctcttctttcgcctcctctttttctccctccttctcagcACAAGAAGAAAACGAAAGCAAGCTCTATGACTGGCTGTATAGTAATGCATTTGACAAGTATCTGGACAAAGATTAAAGAGAAATCAACTTAAAACTCCAAGACTGCCTGTGGTATTCGCTCACTACTTTAGGGagctctgtttgttttctcctttggttCCCTCCAAATTTCT
It encodes the following:
- the LOC102000687 gene encoding uncharacterized protein C8orf59 homolog codes for the protein MDEEMGECVRSDQITNLVGDRLAMHCRVKPQNQTRRILGVELPSEMQDSDDPWSLTVAKNKLKCQKFRKVFHITSHKNSKAKKAKPGITHIKMINVMKDEKVNRMNRTFVNIQKELVNFSKSLSLKSKQKEPRPHEREPANVGKAARLIVTNTLFCIAGQRFVGGRCLPQGKTYQDILSL